The proteins below are encoded in one region of Aquisphaera giovannonii:
- a CDS encoding FG-GAP repeat domain-containing protein: MRHFRVQRALRPGIALVALIAIALGVFLRRSGRRESPLPPPAGQGRIEIEAGTREQPEMDEPPVAVAEALAVGERRAVEVEGKPLIVDGFGAFPAMGDLDGDGRMDLLLGGTRGFLQVYLNVGSPGRPRLSAPVRFGEFCRDERIPIG, translated from the coding sequence ATGCGACACTTCCGCGTGCAACGCGCCCTGCGGCCTGGGATCGCCCTGGTGGCGCTGATCGCGATCGCTCTCGGCGTCTTCCTCCGCCGCTCCGGGAGGCGTGAGAGCCCCCTGCCGCCGCCGGCGGGGCAGGGTCGGATCGAGATCGAGGCCGGTACGCGGGAGCAGCCCGAGATGGACGAGCCCCCCGTGGCCGTCGCCGAGGCGCTCGCCGTCGGCGAGCGCCGGGCCGTGGAGGTCGAGGGCAAGCCGCTGATCGTCGACGGCTTCGGCGCGTTCCCGGCGATGGGGGACCTGGACGGCGACGGCCGGATGGACCTCCTGCTGGGCGGGACCAGGGGGTTCCTGCAGGTGTATCTCAACGTGGGAAGTCCGGGCCGGCCGCGGCTGTCCGCCCCCGTCCGGTTCGGCGAGTTCTGCCGCGACGAACGAATCCCGATCGGGTGA
- a CDS encoding FG-GAP repeat domain-containing protein gives MTGSDDCCDKAPGFHWFRREADGTYAAKGEVLVRVSAIQAGPSIADAVKLQALSDELARYRMRVRFADWDDDGHVDILAVDTRSRGRIARTRGRWRPEGAVDAAAEVEGSPKVEHVDCQPVVIDWDGDGRLDLITADHVLPSRDARAYTCRVWLQRNEGQAGSPRLGPRRLLTSFENWGVTVGVDAADLDGEGRPGLLLAARTGEQAPSYRTAVWYHPRRRPPITPGTRRDAGPDASRQP, from the coding sequence ATGACCGGGTCCGACGACTGTTGCGACAAGGCGCCGGGGTTCCACTGGTTCCGCCGGGAGGCCGACGGCACCTACGCCGCGAAGGGCGAGGTGCTCGTCCGAGTCTCAGCCATCCAGGCCGGGCCGAGCATCGCCGATGCCGTCAAGCTCCAGGCTCTGAGTGACGAACTCGCCCGCTATCGGATGCGTGTCCGGTTCGCCGACTGGGACGACGACGGCCACGTGGATATCCTCGCCGTCGATACGAGGTCCAGGGGGCGAATCGCCCGGACCCGCGGACGCTGGCGACCCGAAGGCGCGGTCGATGCCGCGGCCGAGGTCGAGGGAAGTCCGAAGGTGGAGCATGTCGACTGCCAGCCGGTCGTCATCGACTGGGATGGCGACGGCCGCCTCGACCTGATCACGGCCGACCACGTCCTGCCGAGTCGGGACGCCCGGGCGTATACCTGTCGCGTCTGGTTGCAACGCAATGAAGGGCAGGCGGGCAGCCCTCGCCTGGGCCCGCGGCGGCTCCTGACGAGCTTCGAGAATTGGGGCGTGACGGTGGGGGTCGATGCGGCGGACCTCGACGGCGAGGGCCGACCGGGGCTACTCCTGGCCGCCAGGACTGGGGAGCAGGCCCCTTCCTACCGGACGGCCGTCTGGTACCACCCGCGACGGCGGCCGCCCATCACGCCCGGCACCCGGCGAGACGCGGGCCCCGACGCCAGTCGCCAGCCGTAA
- the nifJ gene encoding pyruvate:ferredoxin (flavodoxin) oxidoreductase: protein MKRQFVTVDGNEAAAYVAHQTNEVIAIYPITPSSPMGEFADAWSAAGQGNIYGVVPTVIEMQHEGGAAGACHGALQGGALTTTFTASQGLLLMIPNMYKIAGELTSAVFHVAARSLATHALSIFGDQSDVMAARATGWAMLCSNTVQEVHDFALIAQAATLRARVPFLHFFDGFRTSHEVNKIEQLTPDDLRAMVPDDLVKAHRARALNPERPILRGTAQNPDVFFQAREACNPYYLAVPGIVRETMERFAGLVGRRYHLFDYQGAPDAEDVIVAMGSGCGAVAETVDKLNASGRKLGLVKVRLYRPFDVPAFLAAVPATTRRIAVLDRTKEPGAIGEPLYLDVISALVEGWEERSGGKPQPKVMGGRYGLSSKEFTPAMVAGVFEEMIEAAPRRHFTVGIVDDVTHLSLKWDPAFSTEPADTHRAVFYGLGSDGTVGANKNTVKIIGENTPYYAQGYFVYDSKKSGSVTVSHLRFSPRPIDSAYLCRNANFVACHQFNFLEKMDVLEFADPGATFLLNSPYGPDEVWAKIPVETQRQVIDKRLKFYVVDAEAVAEKAGLGRRINTIMQTCFFAISGVLPRDEAIAEIKRTIKKTYGKRGETVLQQNYAGVDMAVSELFEVEVPSEPSGGLRRLPPVPDFAPDFVKRVTAMMIEGKGDLLPVSALPVDGTFPTATAQYEKRSIALQIPIWDPDICIQCGLCALVCPHAAIRTKAFPAEALAGKPDAYRSRPYSGKEYPGHHLTVQVAPDDCTGCGVCVDVCPARSKEMVKHKAINMEPKLDHLEVERANFDFFLEIPELDRDRVKSEIIKGSQLLQPLFEYSGACPGCGETPYLKLLSQLFGDRTLIGNATGCSSIYGGNLPTTPYTQNRQGKGPSWSNSLFEDNAEFGLGIRLAVDAQEMYARELVRRLSAEIGDDLARGLLEAAQAEEPGIEAQRGRVAALLRKLASIDAADARHLEGVADALIRRSVWIVGGDGWAYDIGFGGLDHVLASGRDVNILVLDTEVYSNTGGQASKSTPRAAVAKFASGGKAVGKKDLGMMAVDYGNVYVATVAMGANPLQTLKAFREAESYRGTSLIIAYSTCIAHGIDMTTSMNHQKEAITSGYWPLYRYDPREAHDGCKPFHLDSRKPTTSFREFALKEGRYAMLARANPSQAERLLDLAQRDITERWHFYEQMAGIERTVSPMEELAR, encoded by the coding sequence TTGAAGCGGCAATTCGTGACCGTCGACGGGAACGAGGCGGCGGCGTACGTCGCCCACCAGACCAACGAGGTGATCGCGATCTATCCGATCACGCCGAGCTCGCCGATGGGCGAGTTCGCCGACGCCTGGTCGGCGGCCGGCCAGGGGAACATCTATGGGGTCGTGCCGACGGTCATCGAGATGCAGCATGAAGGGGGGGCGGCCGGGGCCTGCCACGGCGCGCTCCAGGGGGGCGCCCTGACGACGACGTTCACCGCGTCGCAGGGTTTGCTGCTGATGATCCCCAACATGTACAAGATCGCCGGCGAGCTGACTTCGGCCGTCTTCCACGTCGCCGCGCGCTCGCTGGCCACGCACGCGCTCTCGATCTTCGGCGACCAGAGCGACGTGATGGCGGCGCGGGCCACCGGCTGGGCCATGCTCTGCTCGAACACGGTCCAGGAGGTCCACGACTTCGCCCTGATCGCGCAGGCGGCCACGCTCCGGGCGCGCGTCCCGTTCCTCCACTTCTTCGACGGCTTCCGGACCTCGCACGAGGTCAACAAGATCGAGCAGCTCACGCCGGACGACCTCCGCGCGATGGTGCCCGACGACCTGGTGAAGGCCCACCGAGCGCGGGCCCTGAACCCGGAGCGCCCGATCCTCCGCGGCACCGCCCAGAACCCCGACGTCTTCTTCCAGGCCCGGGAGGCGTGCAACCCGTACTACCTGGCCGTGCCAGGCATCGTCCGGGAGACGATGGAACGGTTCGCCGGCCTGGTCGGCCGCCGGTATCACCTGTTCGACTATCAAGGGGCCCCCGACGCCGAGGACGTGATCGTGGCGATGGGCTCCGGCTGCGGCGCCGTCGCCGAGACCGTGGACAAGCTCAACGCGTCGGGGCGGAAGCTCGGCCTCGTGAAGGTCCGCCTCTACCGCCCGTTCGACGTCCCGGCGTTCCTGGCGGCCGTGCCGGCCACGACGCGGCGGATCGCCGTGCTCGACCGCACCAAGGAGCCGGGCGCCATCGGCGAGCCGCTCTATCTCGACGTGATCTCCGCCCTGGTCGAGGGCTGGGAGGAGAGGTCCGGCGGCAAGCCGCAGCCGAAGGTCATGGGCGGGCGCTACGGGCTCTCGTCCAAGGAGTTCACCCCGGCCATGGTCGCGGGGGTCTTCGAGGAGATGATCGAAGCGGCCCCGCGCCGGCACTTCACCGTCGGCATCGTGGACGACGTCACCCACCTCAGCCTGAAGTGGGACCCCGCGTTCTCCACCGAGCCCGCCGACACGCACCGGGCCGTCTTCTACGGGCTCGGCTCCGACGGCACCGTCGGCGCCAACAAGAACACGGTCAAGATCATCGGCGAGAACACGCCGTATTATGCCCAGGGCTACTTCGTCTACGACTCGAAGAAGTCGGGCTCGGTCACGGTCTCGCACCTCCGGTTCAGCCCGAGGCCCATCGACTCGGCCTACCTCTGCCGCAACGCCAACTTCGTCGCCTGCCACCAGTTCAACTTCCTCGAGAAGATGGACGTGCTGGAATTCGCCGACCCGGGCGCGACGTTCCTCCTGAATAGCCCGTACGGGCCGGACGAGGTCTGGGCGAAGATCCCGGTCGAGACCCAGCGGCAGGTCATCGACAAGAGGCTTAAGTTCTACGTGGTCGACGCGGAGGCGGTCGCCGAGAAGGCCGGCCTGGGCCGCCGCATCAACACGATCATGCAGACCTGCTTCTTCGCGATCTCCGGCGTCCTCCCCCGCGACGAGGCGATCGCGGAGATCAAGCGGACGATCAAGAAGACCTACGGCAAGCGCGGCGAGACCGTCCTCCAGCAGAACTACGCCGGCGTGGACATGGCCGTCAGCGAGTTGTTCGAGGTAGAGGTCCCCTCGGAGCCGTCCGGCGGCCTCCGCCGCCTGCCCCCGGTCCCGGACTTCGCCCCCGACTTCGTCAAGCGCGTCACCGCCATGATGATCGAGGGCAAGGGGGACCTCCTGCCGGTCAGCGCCCTGCCCGTGGACGGGACCTTCCCGACGGCGACCGCCCAGTACGAGAAGCGGAGCATCGCCCTCCAGATCCCGATCTGGGACCCGGACATCTGCATCCAGTGCGGGCTCTGCGCCCTCGTCTGCCCGCACGCCGCGATCCGCACGAAGGCCTTCCCGGCCGAGGCGCTGGCCGGCAAGCCGGACGCGTACCGGTCGCGGCCGTACTCCGGCAAGGAATACCCGGGGCACCACCTCACCGTGCAGGTGGCCCCGGACGACTGCACCGGATGCGGCGTCTGCGTGGACGTCTGCCCGGCGCGCAGCAAGGAGATGGTCAAGCACAAGGCCATCAACATGGAGCCCAAGCTCGACCACCTGGAGGTGGAGCGGGCGAACTTCGACTTCTTCCTCGAGATCCCCGAGCTCGACCGCGACAGGGTCAAGTCGGAGATCATCAAGGGCTCCCAGCTCCTCCAGCCCCTGTTCGAGTACTCCGGCGCCTGCCCCGGATGCGGGGAGACGCCGTACCTCAAGCTGCTGAGCCAGCTCTTCGGCGACCGGACCCTGATCGGCAACGCGACCGGCTGCTCGTCCATCTACGGCGGGAACCTGCCGACGACCCCCTACACCCAGAACAGGCAGGGCAAGGGGCCGTCGTGGAGCAACTCGCTCTTCGAGGACAACGCCGAGTTCGGCCTGGGCATCCGCCTCGCGGTGGACGCCCAGGAGATGTACGCCCGCGAGCTCGTCCGGCGCCTCTCCGCGGAGATCGGGGATGACCTGGCGCGGGGCCTGCTGGAGGCCGCCCAGGCGGAGGAGCCCGGGATCGAGGCCCAGCGCGGGCGGGTCGCGGCCCTGCTCCGGAAACTGGCGTCGATCGACGCGGCCGACGCGCGGCACCTGGAAGGCGTGGCCGACGCCCTGATCCGCCGCAGCGTCTGGATCGTCGGCGGCGACGGCTGGGCCTACGACATCGGCTTCGGCGGGCTCGACCACGTCCTCGCCTCCGGGCGGGACGTGAACATCCTGGTGCTGGACACCGAGGTCTACTCGAACACCGGCGGACAGGCCTCCAAGTCCACGCCCCGCGCCGCGGTGGCGAAGTTCGCCTCCGGCGGCAAGGCGGTCGGCAAGAAGGACCTGGGGATGATGGCCGTCGATTACGGGAACGTCTACGTGGCGACGGTGGCCATGGGCGCCAACCCGCTCCAGACCCTCAAGGCGTTCCGCGAGGCCGAGTCCTACCGCGGCACCTCGCTCATCATCGCCTACAGCACGTGCATCGCCCACGGCATCGACATGACGACGTCGATGAACCACCAGAAGGAGGCGATCACCTCGGGCTACTGGCCCCTCTACCGCTACGACCCCCGCGAGGCCCACGACGGCTGCAAGCCGTTCCACCTGGACAGCCGCAAGCCCACCACGTCGTTCCGCGAGTTCGCCCTCAAGGAAGGGCGGTATGCCATGCTGGCCCGCGCCAATCCCTCGCAGGCGGAGCGGCTGCTCGACCTGGCCCAGAGAGACATCACCGAACGCTGGCACTTCTACGAGCAGATGGCCGGCATCGAGCGGACCGTCAGTCCGATGGAGGAGCTTGCCCGATGA
- a CDS encoding dihydroorotate dehydrogenase-like protein, whose translation MSPSIRTKYLGLDLKNPLVASAGPLTGKIDSLMKLEEAGASAVVLPSLFEEQITREEVEIALLYDFNNEGFAEAQTYLPEMQDYHTGPDNYLQLVRQAKQALTVPVIGSLNGTTNGGWIHYGRMIEQAGADALELNIYFLPTEPETTALEVENRYLELVSAVREAVSIPLAVKVGPFFSSMPNMAKRLYQSGADGLVLFNRFLQPDIDLETLSVEPHLVLSSSDELRLPLRWIAILRSYFEKSLAATSGVHAAEDVIKLLLAGADVAMTTSGVLRKGPGLLSEMLVGLRTWLEEKEYVSVEQMKGSLSQRNSPDPAAFERANYVKAIRSYTSQFAG comes from the coding sequence ATGAGCCCGTCAATCCGCACCAAGTACCTGGGCCTGGACCTGAAGAACCCGCTGGTGGCCTCGGCGGGCCCGCTCACGGGCAAGATCGACAGCCTCATGAAGCTCGAGGAGGCCGGGGCCTCGGCCGTCGTCCTCCCCTCGCTCTTCGAGGAGCAGATCACCCGGGAGGAGGTGGAGATCGCCCTCCTCTACGACTTCAACAACGAGGGCTTCGCCGAGGCCCAGACCTACCTGCCCGAGATGCAGGACTATCACACCGGCCCCGACAACTACCTGCAACTGGTCCGCCAGGCCAAGCAGGCTCTCACGGTGCCGGTGATCGGCAGCCTCAACGGCACCACCAACGGCGGCTGGATCCACTACGGCAGGATGATCGAGCAGGCCGGGGCCGACGCGCTGGAGCTGAACATCTACTTCCTGCCGACGGAGCCCGAGACGACCGCCCTGGAGGTGGAGAACCGCTACCTGGAGCTGGTGTCGGCGGTCCGCGAGGCGGTCTCGATCCCGCTGGCCGTCAAGGTCGGGCCGTTCTTCAGCTCGATGCCCAACATGGCGAAGCGGCTCTACCAGTCCGGGGCCGACGGCCTCGTCCTGTTCAACCGCTTCCTCCAGCCGGACATCGACCTGGAGACGCTCAGCGTGGAGCCCCACCTGGTCCTCAGCAGCAGCGACGAGCTGCGGCTCCCGCTCCGCTGGATCGCCATCCTTCGGTCCTATTTCGAGAAGTCCCTGGCGGCGACCAGCGGGGTGCACGCGGCCGAGGACGTCATCAAGCTCCTGCTCGCCGGCGCCGACGTGGCGATGACAACGTCCGGCGTGCTCCGGAAGGGCCCCGGGCTGCTCTCCGAGATGCTCGTCGGCCTCCGGACCTGGCTGGAGGAGAAGGAGTACGTCTCCGTCGAGCAGATGAAGGGCTCCCTCAGCCAGCGGAACAGCCCCGACCCGGCGGCGTTCGAGCGGGCCAATTACGTGAAGGCAATCCGCTCGTATACCTCGCAGTTCGCGGGCTGA
- a CDS encoding TrmH family RNA methyltransferase — translation MPTIAIDDLEDPRIAAYRSLKATNATRGLDHFVVEGDKLVDRLLRSRFPVESILATDRFAAKHGGQLPDGLPLYVVPFGLVHELVGFPFHRGVLACGRRLPWPPAGEIVGRGGRSMTLAICPKISNPENLGAIARIGDVLGIDGILTGPSCPDPLSRRVLRVSMGSALSLPILVEEHLGQAVDRLVDESGLALWAAVADGSADPFDRHRRPARLGLVLGDEDEGVEAAWLARCERSITIPMRPGAGSLNVAVAAGILLYHLAGDRRGTRDGSAPPA, via the coding sequence TTGCCCACCATCGCGATCGACGACCTGGAAGACCCCCGGATCGCCGCCTATCGGAGCCTCAAGGCGACGAACGCGACGCGGGGGCTCGACCACTTCGTCGTCGAGGGGGACAAGCTCGTCGACCGCCTCCTGCGGAGCCGCTTCCCGGTGGAGTCCATCCTCGCCACCGATCGCTTCGCGGCGAAGCACGGCGGGCAGCTCCCGGACGGCCTGCCCCTCTACGTCGTCCCCTTCGGGCTCGTCCACGAGCTCGTCGGATTCCCGTTCCACCGGGGCGTCCTCGCCTGCGGCCGGCGCCTGCCCTGGCCTCCCGCGGGGGAGATCGTCGGGCGCGGAGGGCGAAGCATGACCCTCGCCATCTGCCCGAAGATCAGCAACCCCGAGAACCTCGGGGCGATCGCGCGCATCGGCGACGTCCTGGGGATCGACGGCATCCTCACGGGGCCGAGCTGCCCGGATCCCCTCTCCAGGCGCGTGCTGCGGGTCTCGATGGGCTCGGCGCTGTCGCTGCCAATCCTCGTGGAAGAACACCTCGGACAGGCCGTCGACCGGCTCGTCGACGAGTCCGGCCTGGCCCTGTGGGCGGCGGTCGCCGACGGGTCCGCGGATCCCTTCGACCGGCACCGCCGCCCCGCGCGGCTGGGCCTGGTCCTGGGCGACGAGGACGAGGGGGTGGAGGCCGCCTGGCTCGCCCGGTGCGAGCGTTCGATCACGATCCCCATGCGACCGGGCGCCGGCTCGTTGAACGTCGCCGTCGCGGCGGGGATCCTGCTCTATCACCTGGCCGGGGATCGACGCGGCACGCGGGACGGCTCGGCGCCGCCCGCGTGA
- a CDS encoding RNA polymerase sigma factor, producing METEGSLTHVVYHLRSPDATLRDEAARIIWERFSPRLKVLVRRHLDDRILRREDEHDILQSMFASFFRGQFEGKAAPASRKELWKLLVRITMCKVVNTAHRHMAERRDFRKERPDRPASHDDDRSPPWLLDHEDRHQPGPEEQVAVVEEVTRILDMLPEEQRRIVVWKLEGFTNAEIASMINRTVRAVELKLQLIRKRLEQEFHRLGLRPAPARGEVAGPQGN from the coding sequence ATGGAAACCGAAGGATCCCTGACCCACGTCGTCTACCACCTGCGGTCGCCGGACGCGACCCTGAGGGACGAGGCCGCGCGGATCATCTGGGAGCGATTCTCGCCCCGCCTGAAGGTCCTGGTGCGCCGCCACCTGGACGACCGCATCCTGCGGCGGGAGGACGAGCACGACATTCTCCAGAGCATGTTCGCGAGCTTCTTCAGGGGGCAATTCGAAGGCAAGGCGGCCCCGGCCAGCCGCAAGGAGCTCTGGAAACTCCTGGTCCGGATCACGATGTGCAAGGTCGTGAATACGGCGCATCGCCACATGGCGGAACGCCGCGATTTCCGGAAGGAGAGGCCGGACCGTCCGGCCTCGCACGACGACGACCGTTCGCCCCCCTGGCTCCTCGACCACGAGGACCGGCACCAGCCCGGCCCCGAGGAGCAGGTCGCCGTGGTCGAGGAGGTCACCCGGATCCTGGACATGCTGCCGGAGGAGCAGCGTCGGATCGTCGTCTGGAAGCTGGAGGGCTTCACCAACGCCGAGATCGCCTCGATGATCAACCGGACCGTGCGCGCCGTCGAGCTCAAGCTCCAGCTCATCCGCAAGCGCCTGGAGCAGGAATTCCATCGGCTCGGCCTCCGCCCCGCCCCGGCCCGCGGCGAGGTCGCGGGGCCCCAGGGGAATTGA
- a CDS encoding SpoIIE family protein phosphatase — translation MISDQSIVPTLQILSGPHAGRLYKIDRDVLVIGRNTDCDLILEPKSVSRRHAAVVRREADYVIKDLNSTRGTFVNGVRLAQPAVLKNGNVIQIGELQLYFKTNAVQIQDDSSEPSTVFATMDMPREDARFEAVVRPEEKLRALHRIGRSLGATLELSAVLDKVLAALFEIFPAAERGFVLLEDRTRGILTPEAIRTRSGTPGNPKISKSILQRVLNDGKAILSKDLPSEFPNSESVSEGRITSLMCVPLLDHQQHPIGIIQIDTRTGRTHFEQDDLDLLVSVAGQVSVAVQNARLHHDLIKQHELEQELQYAREVMQALLPERPKSVSGYEFWDHYEPARHVGGDYYGFIPLYGPRDDRKQPARRWAIAIGDVVGKGLPAALLTARLSAEIRLFLQGEGDPAWVVSRLNQQLIENGVLDMYITFLLIILDVETSRIQLANAGHPHPLLRRTDGQVVELGKEASGLPLAIAPDGPYESWEATLQPGESVVLFTDGVTDAMDQTNGRFGDKRLRQIIAATPGGPTPIGETILHQVQEHSSGRTQFDDITIVTFGRRPAAGG, via the coding sequence ATGATTTCCGACCAGAGCATCGTCCCGACGCTCCAGATCCTCAGCGGGCCCCACGCCGGCCGGCTCTACAAGATCGACCGGGACGTGCTCGTGATCGGCCGCAACACCGACTGCGACCTGATCCTCGAGCCGAAGTCCGTCTCGCGACGGCATGCGGCCGTCGTCCGGAGGGAGGCCGACTATGTCATCAAGGACCTCAACAGCACGCGGGGGACGTTCGTCAACGGGGTCCGGCTCGCCCAGCCCGCGGTCCTGAAGAACGGGAACGTCATCCAGATCGGCGAGCTCCAGCTCTACTTCAAGACGAACGCCGTGCAGATCCAGGACGACTCCTCGGAGCCTTCCACGGTGTTCGCCACCATGGACATGCCCAGGGAGGACGCCCGCTTCGAGGCCGTCGTCCGGCCGGAGGAGAAGCTGCGGGCCCTGCACCGCATCGGCCGGTCGCTGGGGGCCACGCTCGAGCTGAGCGCCGTGCTGGACAAGGTCCTGGCGGCGCTGTTCGAGATCTTCCCGGCCGCGGAGCGGGGCTTCGTCCTGCTGGAGGACCGCACCCGCGGCATCCTCACCCCGGAGGCCATCCGCACGCGATCGGGCACGCCCGGGAATCCGAAGATCAGCAAGTCCATCCTCCAGCGCGTCCTGAACGACGGCAAGGCGATCCTGAGCAAGGACCTCCCCTCCGAGTTCCCCAACAGCGAGAGCGTCAGCGAGGGGCGGATCACCTCGCTCATGTGCGTGCCGCTCCTGGACCACCAGCAGCACCCCATCGGGATCATCCAGATCGACACCCGGACCGGCCGCACCCATTTCGAGCAGGACGACCTGGACCTCCTCGTGTCGGTCGCCGGCCAGGTGAGCGTGGCGGTCCAGAACGCGCGGCTGCATCACGACCTGATCAAGCAGCACGAGCTCGAGCAGGAGCTCCAGTACGCCCGCGAGGTGATGCAGGCCCTCCTCCCCGAGCGGCCCAAGAGCGTCTCGGGCTACGAATTCTGGGACCACTACGAGCCGGCCCGCCACGTGGGGGGCGACTATTACGGCTTCATCCCCCTCTATGGCCCCCGCGACGACCGCAAGCAGCCGGCCCGGCGCTGGGCCATCGCGATCGGCGACGTGGTCGGCAAGGGCCTCCCGGCCGCCCTCCTGACGGCTCGCCTGTCCGCGGAGATCCGGCTGTTCCTGCAGGGCGAGGGGGACCCGGCCTGGGTCGTCTCCCGCCTCAATCAGCAGCTCATCGAGAACGGCGTGCTGGACATGTACATCACGTTCCTGCTGATCATTCTGGACGTGGAGACCAGCCGGATCCAGCTCGCGAACGCGGGCCATCCCCACCCGCTCCTGAGGCGCACCGACGGCCAGGTCGTGGAGCTGGGCAAGGAGGCGTCCGGCCTCCCCCTGGCGATCGCGCCGGACGGCCCTTATGAGTCGTGGGAGGCCACGCTCCAGCCCGGCGAATCCGTCGTCCTGTTCACCGACGGCGTGACCGACGCCATGGACCAGACCAACGGCCGATTCGGCGACAAGCGCCTCCGCCAGATCATCGCCGCGACGCCCGGCGGACCGACGCCGATCGGCGAGACCATCCTCCACCAGGTCCAGGAGCACTCGTCGGGCCGCACCCAGTTCGACGACATCACCATCGTGACGTTCGGCCGCCGCCCGGCCGCCGGGGGATGA
- a CDS encoding AarF/UbiB family protein, translating to MTDWDWLIGDAVIGSILPPEYARYRRPVVEGLRHFLGRLRAGEIAGILAGQAALGPTATAEERLVDLAERCPVLHKIGQVLARDRRLSAELRRHLQRLESLPPTTPVAAIEAVLAAELGRLDRLGVTLEPPALAEASVAVVIPFSRHAGPEPRRGVFKVLRPGIEEKLSRELRSLEDIGAFLDDSCARFEIPALEYREVFEQVRESLVSEVDLAGEQDHLRRAAAIYADAPDVVIPRVLPYCSPRVTAMEWVDGRKVTDAGPLSPGHRRRLAEVVIESLIAAPALSTDEDAIFHADPHAGNLLATPDRRLAILDWSLAGRLGRGDRAAMTQVMLGGLTLDPGSVRDGLRGLSADGRLDDPALAAVTAEHLRTLRHGGFPGFSWLMGLVDDAVLRARLRAHSGLMLFRKVLHTLEGVVADISPDVQADRVLPAIFLRRFVSEIPARLAAPYRSRRFGTGLSNEDLAILLVQLSSTPARAFVENTLELLAALGGRPEPGL from the coding sequence ATGACGGACTGGGACTGGCTCATCGGCGATGCCGTCATCGGGTCGATCCTGCCCCCCGAATACGCCCGCTACCGGCGGCCGGTCGTCGAGGGCCTCCGCCACTTCCTGGGCCGCCTGCGGGCCGGCGAGATCGCGGGCATCCTGGCCGGCCAGGCCGCGCTCGGACCGACGGCCACGGCCGAGGAGAGGCTGGTGGACCTGGCGGAGCGCTGCCCGGTCCTGCACAAGATCGGCCAGGTGCTGGCCCGGGACCGGAGGCTTTCCGCCGAGCTGAGGCGACACCTCCAGCGGCTGGAGTCGCTCCCGCCGACGACGCCGGTCGCGGCCATCGAGGCCGTCCTCGCGGCCGAGCTCGGCCGGCTGGATCGCCTGGGAGTGACCCTGGAGCCCCCGGCGCTCGCGGAGGCGAGCGTGGCGGTGGTGATACCCTTCAGCCGCCACGCCGGGCCCGAGCCTCGCCGCGGCGTCTTCAAGGTCCTCAGGCCGGGCATCGAGGAGAAGCTGTCTCGCGAGCTCCGCTCGCTGGAGGACATCGGGGCGTTCCTGGATGACTCCTGTGCCCGCTTCGAGATCCCGGCCCTCGAGTACCGCGAGGTCTTCGAGCAGGTGCGCGAGTCGCTGGTCTCCGAGGTGGACCTTGCCGGCGAGCAGGATCACCTCCGCCGGGCGGCGGCGATCTACGCGGACGCGCCGGACGTCGTCATACCTCGCGTCCTCCCGTATTGCTCGCCCAGGGTCACGGCCATGGAATGGGTCGACGGGCGGAAGGTGACCGATGCCGGCCCGCTGAGTCCCGGACACCGCCGACGCCTGGCCGAGGTCGTCATCGAGTCCCTCATCGCGGCCCCGGCCCTCTCGACGGACGAGGACGCGATTTTCCACGCGGATCCGCATGCGGGCAATCTGCTCGCGACGCCCGATCGGCGGCTTGCCATCCTCGACTGGAGCCTCGCCGGGCGTCTCGGCCGGGGCGATCGCGCGGCGATGACGCAGGTCATGCTCGGCGGCCTCACGCTCGATCCCGGCTCCGTCCGAGACGGCCTCCGCGGCCTCTCGGCGGACGGTCGACTCGACGATCCCGCATTGGCTGCCGTGACCGCAGAGCATTTGCGGACGCTCCGGCACGGCGGCTTCCCCGGTTTCTCCTGGCTGATGGGGCTGGTCGACGACGCGGTCCTCCGCGCGAGGCTCAGGGCCCACTCGGGGCTGATGCTCTTCCGCAAGGTGCTTCACACCCTGGAGGGCGTCGTCGCCGACATCTCCCCGGATGTCCAGGCGGACCGCGTCCTGCCCGCCATCTTCCTGCGCCGGTTCGTCTCGGAGATCCCCGCCCGCCTGGCGGCCCCGTACCGGTCCCGCCGCTTCGGGACCGGGCTCTCCAACGAGGACCTGGCGATCCTCCTCGTGCAGCTCTCCTCGACGCCCGCCCGGGCATTCGTCGAGAATACGCTCGAGCTGCTCGCGGCCCTCGGCGGACGTCCCGAGCCGGGACTGTGA